The Chryseobacterium oranimense genome contains the following window.
GAAATGAAGATATTAAGATAAGTTAAGTTCCATCCAAGATGGATGAAGCATTTGGCTGAATAAATAGCTTCAGCTATGATCTTAATGATTCTTAATCCCTTAAAATCATTAATGGTAAAGAAATTATTTTAAACCATTAAGGGAAATGAAGATATTAAGATAAGTTAAGTTCCATCAAAGATGGATGAAGCATTTGGCTAAATAAATAGCTTCAGCTATGATCTTAACAATTCTTAATTCCTTAAAAATTCTTAATGGTTAAGAAAAAAAACACCTATTAAAAAAATACAAACGCATGAAAAAAACAAGAATACATTTTGAGCCCCGACTTTGGGAAGGCGGCAAGAAGCGCTCCGGGGTACAGCTGATGGAGACGTTTTTCCGGTTCAACGATCTGGCGTCCTCTAAGAAACAGTTAAACAGCATTATGAATTACGCTGTAAAAAGAAATACATGGATAAAAGAAGATCCGTCTGTCATTTTTAAGTTTCACCAGTCTATGCGGTCGTTTGTGCGTGCAGGCTACTTTATGATGCTGAAGGAAAAGAAACGGGACGCAAATACTGAGCTTGAAAATGCTTCTCCATTGGTGCTTGGCCTGCTTTCGGAGAAGGAATACCAAAATCCTCTGCTGGTATTCAGGAAGGCATTCAAAGAATACAGCATCAAGGAATTCGATTATTTTATGTCCGGGATGGTTTATTTCTCACTGGGAGTCTACGACAATCTGCCGGAAAGAAATATTGTGAGTCCGTACATTCACCTGCTGAAAATGCTGGATGCAGCCCACCTTATTCTTGAAAGAAGGAAGAAGATAAGTACAACTTAAGAATAGAAATTTTATTAACGCAAAGGTTTATTTTTAACAATGAATAGTTTAGTAAGCAAAGAAGGAATCAATCGAGGATTGATTCGATGAAGCGAGCGTTTTATCCATCCGCTTCATCAGCGGCGAAACTGCTATCCTTTGCTTCCTTAAAATCAAAAGAGTCTTATAAAACCTTCGTTAAAAAAGCGTCTTTGCGATTTTCCAACAAAACAATAAGAAAGTGTTTATTAGAAGAGAAATTTTATTAACGCAAAGGCTTATTTTAATAATGCATAGTTTAGTAAGCAAAGAAAGAATCAATCGAGGATTGATTCGATGAAGCGAGCGTTGTATTCATGCGCTTCATCAGCGGTGAGACTGCTATCCTTTGCTTTCCTTAAAATCAAAAGAGTCTTATAAAACCTTTGCGTTAAAAAAACGGTCCGCTCCACGGTTCCTACCCGGGTTCCAAAAACTTGAAAAAAATAAAAACTGCTGAATTGAAATAAACAAAAAGCCTTTCAGGAAAACTGAAAGGCTTTTTAATCCGTAAAACTCTGTTATTTAAAGATTTTCTGATCATAAAGAAGATTGTCATCTTCATCAAAACTTATGACGAGTACTTTGTATTGTTTGGCGCTGTCGTTATTAAAGAATTTAATTCTTGGAGGAACATAGTCGCTGTCGAATAAATTAGGATTCCAGTAAAGGGTTTCCCGGGTATCGTTTTCAATTTTCTTTGCAGGATCATCGTTATCCAGCATTTCAACAGGAAATTCCGAAGGTTTATCGTATCCTTTTATGACAGATGAATTGTTTTTCTGCGTTTCTTTTTCATTGCTTTTGGATTTCATATTCCCTTTCATGGTATAGATGAGTACAGCATCACCTATTAATCCGGCTCCTTTAAGAATTTTTACCATAGCGATATTGTTGACAGGAAGATTGGCAATCATTGAAGGATCCGTAGGCGTTTCGTCTAAATACAGCTTAGCCTGCTGATTGCGGATATAAGGAACATTAACTCCTGAATTATTCCGTTGAAATGTTAAACCGGCCGCCCGTCCCTGTAGCCAGTCAAATATATTACTGGATCCGGCAATGTGCTGGTCTTCATTCACAAAGTCGAATATAGTGGAATTCATAGAGCTGAACATTCCTGTGGACAGTTGTTTGTCCAGCTCTTCTTTGGGGTCCTGCTTTTTTCCTACCAGTTTTACTTCTTCAATCTGTACATCAGCATTTTCGATCTTTTTTGTGTTTTTCTGAGTATTGATAGCCCTGGAAATGGTTGGAGAAACGGTTTTATTTTCACCGGCTTTTACTAATTTATATTTTGTCCCGGGGAAATTGCCTTTAAATGGGACAGGATTTACTAATGGTTCTACAGTGACGAATAAATTATCAGTACCGGATTCTTTATTATTTTCCGAATTCACAAACAATGAAACATCCAGGGGGTCATCATAGTTAATGTTATTTAAATAAGCATATCCGTTTTGATCTGTCATAAACTGATTAATGGAAGGTTCATTTTTACCTAATCTTAATACTAAGTTTACAGGGGTGTTGATCAGCATGGAGCCGTTTTTAATAGGCTTTACCTTGTAAGAAAGATAGGGTTGAGAAATGGTTTTAATGGTGGGCACAGCTCCGCTAAGTAAGGAATTCCAGTCAAATCTCTGCCAGCTTTCAGAAATAAGAAGTGCATCCAAAGCTTCAGTATTGGCATTTTGAGAAAAATATTGTGCGGGACTGTCTATTTTTGCAGTAAAATCTCCCGTTAACCAAAGTGCACTGAGTATATTTTCTTCTTCCGGGTTCTGAGTGCCGTCGTCCTCACTTACCAAAACGGTATAATGTTTAAAATAAGACTCCGGGGAAAGATCAATGCTGTTAAAAGATCTTGGGGTTACTTTTATGTTTTGGCCTACAATTTCTGCTTTCTCAACCTTTAAGTTGCCGGGTTTTATAAAGCAAAGCCTTTTGGCAACCAGATTGTCCTGTTCATCAAAAATGGCTAATTGCAGAATACCGTTAGCTCCATTGCTTATTTTTGTAGGAATAAGACTTGATGCTTCGTTGGTTAACTGATTGATATTGGCCTTATAGGCCAGGTGATTATTGATGGTTCCTACAATTTTATAATTTTGAAGCTGTTGTTTCAGGTTGACACCTTTTAAGGTATATTTAATCCCTTCTTTAGAGCTGTACACCTGTAAATTGAGGCCGCTGTCTGCAACCTGGGGCAAATCTATAGTCTGGCTTTTTCCTGTATTGTCCTGGATAATAACCTGGTATTTTTTTCCTGAAGCAGGCGTTATTTTAAAAGAGGCAACATTTCTGTCAAAAGATTTAAATGTAGTAACAGGGACGTTGGGATTTTGTGTATCTATTACTTTTCCGGACCAGTTTTCCGGCAGGGAAGTATTGCTAGATAATCTCACGGCAAATTTTGAAGGAATTCCGTTAATGAAAGTTCCGCCTTCTGGAAATGCTTTTGCAGACCAGTCGGAGCCCTTAGAGATCACCAAAGATTCTTTGGAGTTGGGATTGTACACCGGAATGGTTTTCACCATCTGAAAATCCTCGTTAAAATTGGTCATGTAAGGCGTATAAGCTCTTACAAAATACAACTGTTCGGGAAGATCTTCTTTCAGTTGGAAATCTCCGCTTCCTTCACCATTGGTCAGGAGTACTGTTTTCCAGTCTATTAATTTTTTATCAGAATTGTAGAGTTCAACAAATAGAGTAGTAGATAATGCAGAACGGTTATAGCCATCAAATACAAAACTTTTAAACCATATTTTGTCTCCGGCTGCATATTGTGATTTATCGGTAAGTAAGTATACTTTTTCCTGCCCGTAATTATTCTCAAGACTGGTAAGTGCTTTTTCCAGTTTAGTTTGTGCCAGTACAGGCTGTACCATTGAAATAAGCAATACAAAGAACATATTTTTCATAGAAATCTCAACGCATTTTAATTCGGTGCTAATGTAGCGATTTAAAGGGTTGGAGCATTGATATTTTAGCTTCTTATTTCAGAATAAAGAATAAAGAATAAAGAATAAAGAGTGATCATATCTTCCAGAATTGGTTTTCTGAAACTGGAGACAGGAATCTTTTATAACCTTTGGGTTTTGTGCAATTGAAAAGAATATTGTAAATATTTAAGTCAATCGTCTATGATACGACTTCCGTTGATGACTGCTCTTGATTCAAAAAAGGGTTACCTCTGCCAGTTTCCAAGTACAATTTCAGGCTTGCAGTAAATTGTTTCCATCCGTCTGTGCAGATCTCGTAACATTCAATATCGGGATGTAATCCGACATGGGTAAGATGTAATCCTGTTCCGCTTTTGCTCTCGGTGATTTCCCAAATAATGGTTGTACCGATCCATTCTTTTTGATTTTTTAATCCTGGAATATTTAACAATGAATCTTCCACGTACCATACTACTTTTTTATAAGGAATTAGTTCCTGTACTTTAAACTTTTTAAAAATAGATTCCCCGAAATGAATGGTAAAAGATTGATCCTGTTCATTTGAAGAACCTTCGAACATTTCTGTCCACCAAAAGGGTATACCATTAGTCAGGGCGCTAAATACGTTATCCGGATGAGTATTCAGCTGTACTAAATTATTATAATTTTCCATATAGATTATTTTTTAGTTTCCTTAAGGATGAGCAAAATATTTAACGATTGCCTTACAGGATTTAATTGGCGATATATTGACTCGAATTTATGTTTTAATTTTTTTTTACATCTTGGCATATGGCAAGATTTTATTTTCTAATTTTTCCCACAAACATAAAGCATCTGTGTAAATTCGTGAGATCTGTGGCAATAAAAAAGAAGATGAATCACATAACAGTTTTCTAATTTCTTCCCACGGATTTCACAGATTACACGAATGATTGCTTCATAATTTTAGCACTCTGAATAAAAGTATAGCATAAACATCTGTGCAGATCTGTGAGATCTGTGGGAAGGGAAAAGACGAATTACACAAAACTCTTTATAATTTTTCCCACGGATTTCACAGATTACACGAATGATTGATTATGATTTTGTACTGTGAATAAAGTATAGTATAAACATCTGTGCAAATTCGTGAGATCTGTGGCAATAAAAAAGAAGATGAATCACATAACAGTTTTCTAATTTCTTCCCACGGATTTCACAGATTACACGAATGATTGTTTCATAATTTTAGCACTCTGAATAAAAGTATATCATAAACATCTGTGCAGATCCGTGAGATCTGTGGGAAGGGAAAAGGCGAATCACACAAAACTCTTTATATTTTTCCCACGGATTTTACAGATTACACGAATAATTGCTTCATAATTTTAGCACTCTGAATAAAGTATAGTATAAACATCTGTGCAGATCTGTGAGATCTGCGGGAAATAAAAAAAGGCGAATCACAAGATTCACCTTTTCTAATAATATAATAAGTTTGTTACGACTGGATAAATTCCAAGAGATCTTTATTAATCGTTGCGTGTTCTGTAGTCGGCATTCCGTGAGGGAAACCCGGATAAGTAATCAGCTTACCGTTCTTTAGTAATTTTGCAGATTTAATGGCCGAATTTTCAATCGGAACAATCTGATCATCTTCTCCGTGAAGTACCAGAACCGGAATATCAACTGCTTTCAGGTCTTCTGTGAAATCTGTTTCGGAAAACGCCTTGATGCCATCGTAGTGAGCAACAATTCCTCCCATTAGTCCCTGTCTCCACCAGTTTTTCTGGATTCCTTCTTTTACATCTGCACCTTCTCTGTTATATCCGTAAAAAGGAACCGTTAGATCAAGGTAGAATTGGTTTCTGTTATTCAGGGTCTGGTACCTGATATTGTCGAAAACTTCGATTGGAACACCGTCAGGATTGCTTTCGCTTTTTACCATTACAGGCGGAACAGCACTGATCAATACTGCTTTTTTCGCTCTGCCGTTGGAATATTTATTTACGTAACGGATCACTTCACCACCGCCTGTGGAGTGGCCAATGTGAACTACGTCTTTCAGGTCCAGAAATTCTACCAGTTCAGCTGCATCAGAAGCATATTGCTCAATCGTATGATTGTAAATATTCTGGCTGGAACGGCCGTGCCCTCTTCTGTCGTGCGCTACCACTCTGTAGCCTCTCTGAAGGAAGAAAATTACCTGTGCATCCCAATCGTCTGATGACAAAGGCCATCCATGGTGAAACATCAGTACCGGTCCTTCTCCCTGGTCTTTATAAAAAATCTCTGTTCCGTCTTTTAATTTTAATGTACTCATAATTTACTTTTTTTAAGGTGTTGTTAATATTTGTTTACTTTTTTTCTTAATTCTTTAGCAAATTTAGTGAGGTTTTCTCTGATAGAAATTAATCTAGTTTAATTTTTGTTCATTTTGACGAAAAAAATTAAAGATTTTAAACTGATGCCTGTAAATCTTGAAGAGCTTTTGTTTTTTACTATTATATATTAGGCTTGTTTGTCACTCTGAGCTTGTCGAAGAGTCTTTTTGCAGCATTATGTGAAAATCGTTATACTGAAATTGATATATACTATATAAGAAGATTCATTATCTACGGAAACTCTTTGCCCATAATCTGATTATTTCTGACCCAAAAGGTTTAATCACTTAAGTTTTTTTGGAGCCAAGCTTTATGCATAACAAGTACACTTAAGTTTTGTGAAAATCTTTGATTTTCATCTTATGTGAACTTTTCTTCGGAACCATTTTAAATTTACTTAGGTGAACTAAAGTATTTTAAAATGAAAGCTTTGTGGTTTTTGTAAAGTTTAAACAAAAAAACAAAACCATCCAAAATGTAATTTATTAAACTAGTTAAATGTGCAGCATTTCCTGTCGCCATACATTTGTCATATAAAAATTAAACAATCAGCAAAATGGAAAATAGAATATTAGGACTGCACCATATTACAGCAATAGCAGATAACGCAAAAAGAAATTTAGATTTTTACACCCGGGTTTTAGGCGTAAGACTGGTAAAAAAAACCGTTAACTTTGATGATCCGGGAACCTATCACTTTTACTTCGGAAACGAAGAAGGAACTCCTGGAACAATCCTCACTTTCTTTCCGTGGGAAGGAATTGGTAAGGGAACAAATGGTTCCGGTTTGGCAACTCACATCGGATATTCAGTTCCAAAAGGAAGCCTGGAATTCTGGAAAAACAGGTTGGCGCAATTTAATGTAGCTGTTGAAGAAGGTGAAATTTTTGGCGAAAAATTGATTTCATTCAATGATCCTGATGGCTTGCAGCTACAGTTCATAGAATCTTCAACATCTGATGACAGAAAAGTCTGGACAACCGATGATATTCAGGATGAAAATGCTTTGAAAGGATTCCACAACATCACTTTAACCCTGAAAAAAGCAGATCCTACCATTAAGGTTTTAACTGATATTTTCGGATACGGTTTACAGAAGCACGAAGGCGAAAGATACCGTTTTGCAACAGATGCCATTGAAACCGCCAATCTTGTTGACATCATCGAAAACGATAAGATTTTAACAGGAAGAAATGCGGCAGGAACTAACCATCACGTTGCATTCAGAGTGAAAGATGATAATGTTTTGATGGAATTCCGTGAAAAAGTATTGTCTGCAGGACTAAACATCACTCCGAAGATCGACAGGGATTATTTCTATTCTCTATATTTCCGCGAACCGGGCGGTGTTTTGTTTGAAATTGCAACAGACAACCCTGGATTCACAGTGGACGAGCCTTTAAATGAGTTGGGAACAAATTTAAAGCTTCCAAAGCAACACGAAGGATTGCGTGAAAAAATAGAAGAAGTTCTGCCGAAGTTATCATAGATCATTCCTTTATTTTTATAAGAATTATATTTTAGCAATAAGCAATAAGCAATAAGCAATAAGCAATAAGCAATAAGCAATAAGCAATAAGCAATAAGCAATAAGCAATAAGCAATAAGCAATAAGCAATAAGCAATAAGCAATAAGCAATAAGCAATAAGCAATAAGCAATAAGCAATATGGAAACAACAAAAGTAGTTTTAGGAAATGTGAGAGGAGAAATTCAGCTTTTCTCAGATGATAAAAAAATTGGTAAAATGGATATCTCGGTCATTGGAAATAAGCTAACCGTTTATCACACTGAAGTTGATGATGAATATGCAGGAAACGGTTTTGCCAAATTATTGCTCAACCAGCTGGTATCATATGCCAGGGAGAACAATTTGAAGATCGTACCGCTGTGTCCTTACGTGCACGCCCAATTCAAACGCAACCCCGAAGAATACAACGATGTCTGGTTAAAAGAAGACTAACCCAAACAACCATAAATTAAACCCGAACCCCAAAACTTTAACCCCGAAACATTAAACTCGAAACTCAACTATGTCACTCATCACA
Protein-coding sequences here:
- a CDS encoding alpha/beta fold hydrolase, translating into MSTLKLKDGTEIFYKDQGEGPVLMFHHGWPLSSDDWDAQVIFFLQRGYRVVAHDRRGHGRSSQNIYNHTIEQYASDAAELVEFLDLKDVVHIGHSTGGGEVIRYVNKYSNGRAKKAVLISAVPPVMVKSESNPDGVPIEVFDNIRYQTLNNRNQFYLDLTVPFYGYNREGADVKEGIQKNWWRQGLMGGIVAHYDGIKAFSETDFTEDLKAVDIPVLVLHGEDDQIVPIENSAIKSAKLLKNGKLITYPGFPHGMPTTEHATINKDLLEFIQS
- a CDS encoding ring-cleaving dioxygenase, encoding MENRILGLHHITAIADNAKRNLDFYTRVLGVRLVKKTVNFDDPGTYHFYFGNEEGTPGTILTFFPWEGIGKGTNGSGLATHIGYSVPKGSLEFWKNRLAQFNVAVEEGEIFGEKLISFNDPDGLQLQFIESSTSDDRKVWTTDDIQDENALKGFHNITLTLKKADPTIKVLTDIFGYGLQKHEGERYRFATDAIETANLVDIIENDKILTGRNAAGTNHHVAFRVKDDNVLMEFREKVLSAGLNITPKIDRDYFYSLYFREPGGVLFEIATDNPGFTVDEPLNELGTNLKLPKQHEGLREKIEEVLPKLS
- a CDS encoding SRPBCC domain-containing protein, whose protein sequence is MENYNNLVQLNTHPDNVFSALTNGIPFWWTEMFEGSSNEQDQSFTIHFGESIFKKFKVQELIPYKKVVWYVEDSLLNIPGLKNQKEWIGTTIIWEITESKSGTGLHLTHVGLHPDIECYEICTDGWKQFTASLKLYLETGRGNPFLNQEQSSTEVVS
- a CDS encoding GNAT family N-acetyltransferase, which codes for METTKVVLGNVRGEIQLFSDDKKIGKMDISVIGNKLTVYHTEVDDEYAGNGFAKLLLNQLVSYARENNLKIVPLCPYVHAQFKRNPEEYNDVWLKED